A stretch of the Coprobacillus cateniformis genome encodes the following:
- a CDS encoding YgiQ family radical SAM protein, whose translation MSDFLPTTKEEMLARGWEQPDFVYISGDAYVDHPSFGAAIITRTLESRGFKVCFLAQPDWHSLEDFKRFGKPRLGFLISSGNIDSMVNHYSVSKKRRKKDSYSPNGEAGHRPDRAVIVYSQKVREAYKDATILIGGIEASLRRLSHYDYWDDKVRKSILVDANADLLMYGMGENSIVEIAEALDAGIDAQYLTYLDGTVFKIKDLSLLPEGYIMLPSFEDVSSDKVTYAKSFGIQYRHTDHFNAKTLVEPYEGFYIVQNRPNHPLTQIEFDDTYALPYQRTYHPMYDYIPAIEEVRFSLISNRGCFGACNFCALNFHQGRIIQTRSHESLVQEAKTMIQDPDFKGYIHDVGGPTANFRSPSCEKQAEHGACPTKQCLWPKACQNLKIDHSDYLSLLKKLRNLDGVKKVFVRSGIRYDYLMYDKDDTFFKELVKNHISGQLKVAPEHISDQVLDKMGKPRRQLYEKFVDKYEHLNKEMGKKQYLVPYLMSSHPGSDLNSAIELAEYLRDIHHTPEQVQDFYPTPGTLSTAMYYTGIDPRDMSLVYVAKTPQEKAMQRALMQYRNPKNYHLVYEALMTAKRQDLIGFDKKSLIKPKGQFRPPKRRS comes from the coding sequence ATGAGTGACTTTTTACCAACAACAAAAGAGGAAATGTTAGCAAGAGGATGGGAACAGCCTGACTTTGTTTATATAAGTGGAGATGCTTATGTGGATCATCCTTCTTTTGGTGCAGCAATTATTACAAGGACACTTGAAAGTCGAGGTTTTAAAGTGTGTTTTTTGGCACAGCCAGATTGGCATAGTTTGGAAGATTTTAAACGTTTTGGAAAACCACGACTTGGTTTTTTAATCTCAAGTGGAAATATTGATTCAATGGTTAATCATTATAGCGTTTCTAAAAAGCGTAGAAAAAAAGATAGTTACTCGCCCAATGGTGAAGCCGGTCATCGACCAGATCGAGCAGTTATTGTATATAGTCAAAAAGTACGTGAAGCCTATAAAGATGCAACAATTCTTATTGGTGGTATTGAAGCAAGTTTAAGGCGTCTTTCACATTATGATTATTGGGATGATAAAGTGCGTAAATCAATTTTGGTAGATGCAAATGCTGATTTATTAATGTACGGAATGGGAGAAAATAGTATTGTAGAAATTGCGGAGGCTTTGGATGCAGGTATTGATGCACAATATTTAACATATCTAGATGGGACAGTTTTTAAAATCAAAGATTTATCATTGCTTCCAGAAGGATATATTATGTTACCATCTTTTGAAGATGTATCATCAGATAAAGTGACTTATGCAAAATCATTTGGTATTCAATATCGCCATACAGATCATTTTAATGCAAAAACGTTAGTAGAACCATATGAAGGTTTTTACATTGTACAAAACAGACCTAATCATCCTTTAACTCAAATAGAATTTGATGATACATATGCTTTACCTTATCAAAGAACATATCATCCAATGTACGATTATATACCTGCAATTGAAGAAGTTCGTTTTTCTTTGATTAGTAATCGTGGATGTTTTGGTGCATGTAATTTTTGTGCCTTGAATTTTCATCAAGGCAGAATTATTCAAACACGTTCACATGAATCACTTGTACAAGAAGCAAAAACAATGATTCAAGATCCTGATTTTAAAGGCTATATCCATGATGTTGGTGGACCGACTGCTAATTTCAGATCTCCAAGTTGTGAAAAACAAGCAGAACATGGAGCTTGTCCGACGAAACAGTGTTTATGGCCTAAAGCATGTCAGAATTTAAAAATTGATCATAGTGATTACTTGTCATTACTGAAAAAATTAAGAAATTTAGATGGAGTTAAAAAAGTCTTTGTTCGTTCGGGTATTAGATATGATTATTTGATGTATGATAAAGATGATACTTTTTTTAAGGAGCTTGTAAAAAATCATATTAGTGGACAATTAAAAGTGGCACCTGAACATATTAGCGATCAAGTTTTAGATAAGATGGGAAAACCACGAAGACAACTATATGAGAAATTTGTGGATAAATATGAACATCTAAATAAGGAAATGGGTAAAAAACAATATCTTGTTCCTTATCTTATGTCCTCACATCCTGGTAGTGATTTAAATAGTGCAATTGAGTTGGCTGAGTATTTAAGAGATATTCATCATACTCCTGAACAAGTTCAAGATTTTTATCCCACACCAGGAACACTTTCAACAGCAATGTACTATACTGGTATAGATCCACGTGATATGAGTTTGGTGTATGTTGCAAAAACCCCACAGGAAAAAGCGATGCAAAGAGCTCTAATGCAGTATCGCAATCCTAAAAACTATCATCTTGTTTATGAAGCACTTATGACTGCCAAACGTCAGGATTTAATAGGCTTTGATAAAAAATCTTTAATTAAACCAAAAGGACAATTCCGTCCACCAAAGAGGAGGTCGTGA
- a CDS encoding cysteine peptidase family C39 domain-containing protein: MRKYPIDLQDEEKACGAYCISMILKFYGYQDEMKKIKQKARLNQNGISILGIIECLKTYQIEAKAYQATLDDIHKNIQYPCILYMAYNDIGHFVVLYERNDDEYIIGDPARGLISIYQEEMSEHYAMHVIAITHVGRVPELSYQSYFSFLYQTFQSYQKHMIDLILKGLWISLLGYLSSYFFQFIIDDIHINTQFFYMVVLCIAYSCIEIIKTRMERIKTKAFISLRKAVDEEYVFDSSMRMLQLTHSFFYQDKGYIQSQLLSLFDLSEMSLECYERLFLDALSFVVFMIGMMFINISMTFLVVIMFLCIMFMAYYRLQALQDIHKNYLEAHFVFQHHLLELIENQFLIKRFSLLQQQRERSYHIYLDEAMLKEKQALFMNQLQSFIQYFIYIFYGVIMILGFYHYQRSHLTIGQLMMFYMLVSYCIQPVMNIVNLVSQYKQMKIVYEKYKVFEIEPQLPQEPIKEKITSITLDNVSYAYGYQVPLFEHIDLTIHQHLLLKGKTGSGKSTLLRLFMGYDLHYSGDIYINDQELRTIQLSSLYQHIGYAHETPSFLHLTLLENFLCHDEKKIRYYLKSFGQEALFNMFHIVLSEDGAPLSLGQRQIVSLIRLLCQEFDILILDEAFSHMDAKLASKVMRFLFKNDEGKIYVMVNHQTKLVNKNVACAIIEEGRLRNER, encoded by the coding sequence ATGCGAAAATATCCAATTGATTTGCAAGATGAAGAAAAGGCTTGTGGTGCTTATTGTATTTCTATGATTTTGAAATTTTATGGTTATCAGGATGAAATGAAAAAAATTAAGCAGAAAGCAAGATTAAATCAAAATGGTATCTCTATTTTAGGAATTATTGAGTGTTTAAAGACTTATCAAATTGAAGCTAAGGCTTATCAGGCAACATTAGATGATATTCATAAAAATATTCAATATCCATGTATTCTTTATATGGCTTATAATGATATTGGTCATTTTGTTGTCTTATATGAAAGAAATGATGATGAGTATATTATTGGTGATCCAGCTAGAGGGCTCATTTCTATTTATCAAGAAGAGATGTCTGAACATTATGCCATGCATGTTATAGCGATAACACATGTTGGTCGTGTTCCTGAATTATCTTATCAATCTTACTTTTCTTTTTTATATCAGACTTTTCAATCATATCAAAAACATATGATTGATCTTATTTTGAAAGGGTTATGGATTTCTTTACTAGGATACTTGAGTAGTTACTTTTTTCAGTTTATTATTGATGATATTCATATCAATACTCAATTTTTTTATATGGTTGTACTCTGCATTGCTTATAGCTGTATAGAAATCATCAAAACAAGAATGGAAAGAATCAAAACCAAAGCTTTTATCTCTTTAAGAAAAGCAGTTGATGAAGAATATGTTTTTGATTCCTCTATGCGAATGCTGCAATTAACTCATAGTTTCTTTTATCAAGATAAAGGGTATATTCAAAGTCAATTATTAAGTCTCTTTGATTTAAGTGAAATGAGTTTAGAGTGCTATGAGAGATTGTTCTTAGATGCTTTGTCTTTTGTTGTTTTTATGATTGGAATGATGTTTATAAATATATCAATGACATTTCTGGTTGTAATTATGTTTTTATGTATTATGTTTATGGCCTATTATCGTTTACAGGCTTTACAGGATATCCATAAAAATTATCTTGAAGCACATTTTGTTTTTCAGCATCATCTTCTAGAATTAATTGAAAATCAATTTTTAATTAAACGTTTTTCATTGTTACAGCAACAACGGGAAAGAAGTTATCATATCTACTTAGATGAAGCTATGTTAAAAGAAAAACAGGCTCTATTTATGAATCAACTCCAAAGTTTTATTCAATACTTTATTTATATTTTCTATGGTGTTATTATGATTTTAGGATTTTATCATTATCAAAGATCTCATTTAACGATAGGACAGTTAATGATGTTTTATATGTTGGTTTCTTATTGTATTCAACCTGTGATGAACATTGTCAATCTTGTCAGTCAATATAAACAAATGAAGATTGTTTATGAAAAATATAAAGTATTTGAAATAGAACCACAACTACCACAAGAACCTATAAAGGAGAAAATTACATCAATTACTCTGGATAATGTCAGTTATGCCTATGGATATCAAGTACCTTTATTTGAACATATTGATTTAACAATTCACCAACACCTTTTATTAAAGGGAAAGACAGGATCTGGTAAATCAACGTTGTTAAGACTTTTTATGGGATATGATCTTCATTATTCTGGAGATATCTATATTAATGATCAGGAGTTAAGGACTATTCAATTATCTTCTTTATATCAACATATAGGTTATGCTCATGAGACACCATCATTTTTACATTTAACTTTGTTGGAAAATTTTTTATGTCATGATGAAAAGAAGATACGTTATTACTTAAAATCGTTTGGACAGGAAGCTCTTTTCAATATGTTTCATATAGTCTTAAGTGAAGATGGTGCACCACTGTCACTTGGGCAAAGACAGATTGTTTCTTTAATTAGACTTTTATGTCAAGAATTTGATATTCTCATTTTAGATGAAGCATTTTCACATATGGATGCAAAATTAGCAAGTAAAGTGATGAGGTTCTTATTCAAGAATGATGAAGGAAAGATTTATGTTATGGTTAATCATCAAACAAAATTAGTGAACAAGAATGTTGCTTGTGCTATAATTGAAGAAGGAAGATTAAGAAATGAAAGGTGA
- the era gene encoding GTPase Era codes for MTFKSGFVSIVGRPNVGKSTLLNHILKTKLAITSSTAQTTRNTIQGIYTDEDAQIIFMDTPGIHKPQDGLGSFMNTNALNSIYGVDLVLFLAPADEKIGKGDRFIVERLKEADGPVYLILNKIDLLSKEQLIEKLNEWKGLFDFKEIIPISALNGDNIDDLMNTIKNDLQEGVMYYPKDHLTDHPERFIMAEFIREKILYFTHEEVPHSVAIVIERMIEDEQGVHIMAAIIVDRQSQKAIIIGKQGSLIKKVRQNARKEMKRFLQVPVELELFVKVEKNWRNKQKYLKEFGYDENDY; via the coding sequence ATGACATTTAAATCTGGATTTGTAAGTATAGTTGGAAGACCAAATGTCGGTAAATCAACATTGCTTAATCATATTTTAAAAACCAAATTAGCAATTACTTCATCAACAGCTCAAACAACTCGTAATACGATTCAAGGAATATATACGGATGAAGATGCTCAGATTATTTTTATGGATACACCAGGTATTCATAAACCTCAGGATGGTCTTGGTTCATTTATGAATACCAATGCACTTAATAGTATTTATGGTGTTGATTTGGTTTTGTTTTTAGCTCCTGCTGATGAGAAGATTGGAAAAGGTGATCGTTTTATTGTTGAAAGACTTAAGGAAGCTGATGGACCAGTTTATTTAATTCTTAATAAAATTGATTTATTGTCTAAGGAACAATTGATTGAAAAATTGAATGAATGGAAAGGATTGTTTGATTTCAAGGAAATCATACCTATTAGTGCATTGAATGGCGATAATATAGATGATCTTATGAATACAATAAAAAATGATTTACAAGAAGGGGTTATGTATTATCCTAAAGATCATTTAACTGATCATCCTGAAAGATTTATTATGGCTGAATTTATTAGGGAAAAGATTCTTTATTTTACACATGAAGAGGTCCCACATAGTGTCGCTATTGTTATCGAGAGAATGATTGAAGATGAGCAAGGTGTTCATATTATGGCTGCTATTATTGTAGATAGACAGAGTCAAAAAGCAATTATTATTGGCAAACAAGGGAGTCTTATTAAAAAAGTCAGGCAAAATGCTCGTAAAGAGATGAAACGCTTTTTACAAGTTCCAGTCGAATTGGAATTGTTTGTGAAAGTGGAAAAAAATTGGCGTAATAAACAAAAGTATCTCAAGGAGTTTGGATACGATGAAAATGACTACTAA
- a CDS encoding aspartate aminotransferase family protein, which produces MDSYLRGEKAFLKAYGRYDVVLERGEGVYLYDTNKKQYLDFYSGIGVNSFGHGYKPYINALQKQIETLMHVSNYFYTPVSIEAAETVKKATQLDGVFFCNSGAEATEGALKLARKYYYMKHGKANSEIISFHHSFHGRSTGSVKLTGNPHYQEAFGPLIEGVHYATLNDLKSVEALINERTAAIIVEPLQGEGGLNLCHQDFMTGLRQLCDEHDICLILDEVQCGMGRTGTIMTYFQYNILPDIVCLAKGIGCGVPVGAFVANEKYAKAMEPGDHGSTYGGNPFVCAAVKTVFEIIEREDMLKHVQEISKYLTEKLDELIREFDIVESRRGLGLMQGLVLKDDARPYVKELLTEGVIVVTAGTNVIRMLPPFVITEEHVDEFIGKLKNILKKSK; this is translated from the coding sequence ATGGATAGTTATTTACGAGGGGAAAAAGCATTTTTAAAAGCATATGGTAGATATGATGTTGTTTTAGAAAGAGGAGAAGGTGTTTATCTTTATGATACGAATAAAAAACAATATTTAGATTTTTATTCTGGAATTGGTGTGAATTCATTTGGTCATGGCTATAAACCATATATTAATGCTCTGCAAAAACAAATAGAAACATTGATGCATGTATCTAATTACTTTTATACACCTGTTTCAATTGAAGCTGCTGAAACTGTTAAAAAAGCAACACAATTGGATGGAGTCTTTTTCTGTAATTCTGGTGCTGAAGCAACAGAAGGAGCTTTAAAGTTAGCGAGAAAATATTACTATATGAAACATGGAAAAGCGAATAGTGAAATTATTTCTTTTCACCATTCATTTCATGGCCGTTCAACAGGTTCAGTCAAATTAACTGGAAATCCTCACTATCAGGAGGCATTTGGACCACTTATTGAAGGTGTTCATTATGCAACATTAAATGATTTAAAGAGTGTTGAGGCATTAATCAATGAAAGAACTGCGGCTATTATTGTAGAACCATTACAAGGTGAAGGCGGATTAAATTTATGTCATCAGGACTTTATGACTGGATTAAGACAGTTGTGTGATGAACATGATATTTGCTTGATTTTAGATGAAGTTCAATGTGGAATGGGGAGAACAGGAACAATTATGACTTATTTTCAATACAATATCTTACCTGATATTGTTTGTTTAGCCAAGGGGATAGGATGTGGTGTACCTGTTGGCGCATTTGTAGCAAATGAAAAATATGCAAAAGCTATGGAACCAGGCGATCATGGGAGTACATATGGTGGAAATCCATTTGTATGTGCTGCTGTGAAAACAGTTTTTGAAATCATTGAAAGAGAAGATATGCTCAAACATGTTCAAGAGATTTCTAAATATTTGACTGAAAAGCTGGATGAACTTATTAGAGAGTTTGATATTGTAGAAAGTCGCAGAGGATTGGGATTAATGCAAGGATTGGTATTAAAAGATGATGCCAGACCGTATGTCAAAGAACTCTTAACTGAGGGCGTTATTGTTGTGACTGCTGGAACTAATGTCATAAGAATGTTGCCACCATTTGTTATTACTGAAGAACATGTTGATGAATTTATTGGTAAATTAAAAAATATTTTAAAAAAATCAAAATAA
- the ybeY gene encoding rRNA maturation RNase YbeY: MKGDIMAIDFVYEDELKLSKDNYEQQFIKIVEAALQYLKIEDDVELSCIIVDDERIHQINKEYRNIDRSTDVISFALEDNDQFYVAGMPRSLGDIFISYHHACIQAEEYQHTLKREMCFLFTHGLLHLLGYDHMNEEDEKEMFTLQKEILNQLGIERG; this comes from the coding sequence ATGAAAGGTGATATAATGGCTATTGATTTTGTATATGAAGATGAATTGAAATTGAGTAAGGATAATTATGAACAACAATTTATAAAAATTGTAGAAGCAGCACTTCAATATTTAAAAATAGAAGATGATGTGGAATTATCATGTATTATTGTTGATGATGAACGAATTCATCAGATAAATAAGGAATATAGAAATATTGATCGTTCTACTGATGTTATCAGCTTTGCATTAGAAGATAATGATCAGTTTTATGTGGCAGGAATGCCACGAAGTTTAGGAGATATTTTTATTTCTTATCATCATGCTTGTATTCAAGCAGAAGAATATCAGCATACTTTAAAGCGTGAGATGTGTTTTTTATTCACGCATGGTCTATTGCATCTGTTGGGATATGATCATATGAATGAAGAAGATGAAAAAGAGATGTTTACGTTACAAAAAGAAATATTAAATCAATTAGGAATAGAAAGAGGGTAG
- a CDS encoding M20 metallopeptidase family protein, which translates to MEQLKKWRRDLHQIPELGLQEFQTATYIRRELEKMGYQWEAVVETGTIVYIDYHQSTTIAFRSDIDALAIQEKNHIDFASKIPGMMHACGHDGHMSALLGFARRLKENHSSLSCNVLLVFQPAEESPGAAAQVVESGVFEKYNVKAIFGMHLMPFIEEGVIACKKGPLMAMCGELDVKIYGKGAHAGLPQESIDSIMIANQALQQYQTIISRRISPFSPAVINIGQINGGSARNSVASLTTMHGTLRCYDENLFIKVTQDIDSIHKSLEMAYGCSIEWSCPPLYPPVLNDDHLYKVFRNIVDEDIYIELKEPLMLAEDFSFYQKAIPGIFFFLGTKCQEYQSGLHTETFNFHEEVLEKAIDLYEKIVMNLKGE; encoded by the coding sequence ATGGAACAACTCAAAAAATGGAGAAGAGATTTACATCAGATACCTGAACTAGGATTACAGGAATTTCAAACTGCCACCTATATTCGTCGTGAATTAGAAAAAATGGGTTATCAATGGGAAGCAGTTGTAGAAACTGGAACAATTGTTTATATTGATTATCATCAATCCACAACAATAGCTTTTCGTAGTGATATTGATGCTTTGGCAATTCAAGAAAAAAATCATATAGACTTTGCTTCTAAAATTCCTGGGATGATGCATGCTTGTGGACATGATGGACATATGAGTGCTTTACTAGGATTTGCAAGGCGTTTAAAAGAAAACCATAGTTCATTATCATGCAATGTCTTATTGGTATTTCAACCCGCAGAAGAATCGCCAGGAGCTGCCGCGCAAGTTGTAGAGTCAGGTGTTTTTGAAAAATATAATGTTAAGGCTATTTTTGGTATGCATTTAATGCCATTCATTGAAGAAGGCGTGATTGCTTGTAAGAAAGGTCCGCTAATGGCAATGTGTGGAGAATTGGATGTAAAGATATATGGAAAAGGTGCTCATGCTGGTTTGCCTCAAGAGAGTATTGATAGTATCATGATTGCAAATCAAGCATTACAACAGTATCAAACAATTATTTCAAGACGTATTTCTCCATTCTCACCAGCTGTCATTAATATTGGTCAAATAAATGGAGGATCAGCACGAAATAGTGTTGCCAGTTTAACAACAATGCATGGAACATTGCGTTGTTATGATGAGAACTTATTTATAAAAGTGACTCAAGACATCGATTCTATTCATAAAAGTTTAGAAATGGCTTATGGCTGTTCAATTGAATGGAGTTGTCCACCATTGTATCCACCAGTACTTAATGATGATCATTTGTATAAAGTTTTTAGAAATATTGTAGATGAAGATATATATATTGAGTTAAAAGAACCATTAATGTTAGCAGAAGATTTTTCATTCTATCAAAAAGCAATTCCTGGTATATTCTTTTTCTTGGGGACAAAATGTCAAGAATATCAAAGTGGGTTGCATACAGAAACATTTAATTTTCATGAGGAAGTTTTAGAAAAAGCAATAGATTTATATGAAAAAATTGTTATGAATTTGAAAGGGGAATAA
- a CDS encoding cytidine deaminase, with the protein MDYQKLVDEAFIASENAYAPYSSFKVGASLLLTDGTIIHGTNIENAAYGSTMCAERNAVFQAYCQGYRKSDIEALAIVGDCSPLISPCGACRQVLAELLDPYTPIVLGCKDYYEVTNIQELLPRAFIGESL; encoded by the coding sequence ATGGATTATCAAAAATTAGTTGATGAAGCTTTTATAGCAAGTGAAAATGCCTATGCTCCTTATTCATCATTTAAAGTTGGAGCATCCCTTCTTTTAACAGATGGTACAATAATACATGGCACAAATATTGAAAATGCTGCATATGGATCTACAATGTGTGCTGAAAGAAATGCTGTTTTTCAAGCTTATTGTCAAGGATATCGCAAGTCAGACATTGAAGCGTTGGCAATTGTTGGAGATTGTTCACCATTGATTTCACCATGTGGAGCATGTCGTCAGGTTTTGGCTGAATTGTTAGATCCATATACCCCTATTGTTTTAGGGTGTAAAGATTATTATGAAGTCACAAATATACAAGAATTATTGCCACGTGCTTTTATAGGAGAAAGTTTATGA
- the recO gene encoding DNA repair protein RecO: MKMTTNEEVVEGIILKKTVYKENDMILHIYTKEYGKIGIIARGIRKITSKNARACQEMMISEMSINLKKGLSSLMKATPVDYLRHIKENLDSEIVANYVLEYFYRYLEDNNPNQDEYDILYHSLKALDHGYSPLLVYLLFNVFVLNHNGVSIDVEGCVVCGSSKVTAISLRDGGFVCQNHRGNLQPCDINVLKAFRHIHKIPIQYIDHIHIEENILKELIPYMNGYIEEYTGVSLKTSAFIQQIV; this comes from the coding sequence ATGAAAATGACTACTAATGAAGAAGTTGTTGAAGGAATTATTTTAAAAAAAACTGTTTATAAAGAAAATGATATGATTTTACATATATATACCAAAGAATATGGCAAGATTGGTATTATTGCTAGAGGAATTCGGAAAATAACGAGTAAGAATGCAAGAGCATGCCAAGAGATGATGATAAGTGAAATGAGCATAAATTTAAAGAAGGGATTAAGTTCTTTGATGAAAGCAACTCCAGTTGATTATTTGCGTCATATTAAAGAAAACTTAGATAGTGAAATTGTTGCTAATTATGTTTTAGAGTATTTTTATCGTTATCTTGAAGATAATAATCCCAATCAAGATGAATATGATATTTTATATCATTCGCTAAAAGCTTTAGATCATGGCTATTCACCTCTTTTGGTTTATCTATTATTTAATGTTTTTGTTTTAAATCATAATGGTGTTTCGATTGATGTTGAAGGCTGTGTTGTTTGTGGCTCGTCAAAAGTTACAGCGATATCACTGAGAGATGGTGGATTTGTATGCCAAAATCATCGAGGGAATCTTCAACCTTGTGATATTAATGTTTTGAAAGCTTTTCGACATATCCATAAAATTCCTATTCAATATATAGATCATATTCATATAGAAGAAAATATTTTAAAAGAGCTTATTCCTTATATGAATGGTTATATTGAGGAATATACAGGTGTTTCTTTAAAGACATCTGCGTTTATTCAACAAATTGTGTAG
- a CDS encoding alpha/beta fold hydrolase, producing the protein MKYTKTYTSSMHTHVRYHVYEPKVVLRIKGIVQIHHGIGEHADRYDHFASFLLNQGFVVVVSDFAGHGKSLIDFEQGFFGTENGPQNLVKDMHRLQNIIRRTYPDVPYFMLGVDLGSVLIRKYATEYGDFIEGMILLGTPPVVEHSYLKKGYLKLLRAWRGPLYKATHYFKSYHESKNRKVHQSSSDVDWLTSDEDEIKKFLSDPMTHFSYTVQGYRDIVSVMQEVNSDESIAKIPDYLSVYIGYGELDPMCRKMKVLLEKYKKIQLRDVTVDVFEGMRHAILFEKSKKEVYLHILNWLNERTYL; encoded by the coding sequence ATGAAATATACAAAAACGTATACGTCTAGTATGCATACACATGTACGTTATCATGTTTATGAGCCTAAAGTGGTTTTGAGAATTAAGGGAATTGTTCAAATTCATCATGGTATTGGTGAACATGCAGATCGTTATGATCATTTTGCATCTTTTCTTTTGAATCAGGGATTTGTTGTCGTGGTAAGTGATTTTGCTGGTCATGGAAAATCACTGATTGATTTTGAACAAGGTTTTTTTGGTACTGAAAATGGTCCACAAAATCTTGTTAAAGATATGCATCGCCTACAAAATATAATTCGTCGCACATATCCAGATGTTCCATACTTTATGTTGGGAGTAGATTTGGGTTCTGTCTTGATACGTAAATATGCAACAGAGTATGGTGATTTTATAGAAGGTATGATTTTATTAGGAACGCCACCGGTTGTTGAACATAGTTATTTGAAAAAGGGGTATTTAAAGTTATTGAGAGCCTGGCGTGGACCGTTATATAAGGCAACTCATTATTTTAAATCGTATCATGAATCTAAGAATCGGAAAGTCCATCAAAGCAGCAGTGATGTTGATTGGCTAACAAGTGATGAAGATGAAATCAAGAAATTTTTAAGTGATCCTATGACACATTTTTCTTATACTGTTCAAGGATATCGTGATATTGTGAGTGTTATGCAAGAGGTCAATAGTGATGAATCCATTGCTAAAATTCCAGATTATTTATCAGTATATATTGGATATGGTGAATTAGACCCAATGTGTAGAAAGATGAAAGTATTGTTAGAGAAATATAAAAAAATACAGTTACGAGATGTGACTGTTGATGTATTTGAAGGGATGAGACATGCTATATTATTTGAAAAAAGTAAGAAAGAAGTCTACCTTCACATATTAAATTGGTTGAATGAAAGAACGTATTTGTAG
- the dapD gene encoding 2,3,4,5-tetrahydropyridine-2,6-dicarboxylate N-acetyltransferase, protein MYNTAEEIIQYIGNAKKHTPVKVYVKGKNLPESDEFHIFGDGSSLILIGDIEPIQIYLEKNKARIQDTYWEHDRRNSAIPMLDITHINARIEPGAIIRDHVTIENNAVIMMGAILNIGVKIGESTMIDMGAVLGGRVEVGKRCHVGAGAVLAGVIEPPSASPVILEDDVLIGANAVVVEGVRIGKGAVVGAGSIVLNDVPAGAVVAGNPARVIKAEKTKETKEKTQLIDDLRKI, encoded by the coding sequence ATGTATAATACAGCAGAAGAAATCATTCAATATATTGGAAATGCTAAAAAGCATACACCCGTTAAAGTTTATGTGAAAGGGAAAAATTTACCAGAAAGTGATGAATTTCATATCTTTGGAGATGGTTCTAGTCTTATTCTTATTGGTGATATAGAACCTATCCAAATATATTTAGAAAAAAATAAAGCGAGAATACAAGATACATATTGGGAACATGATCGTAGAAATAGTGCCATTCCAATGCTTGATATAACACATATTAATGCGCGTATAGAGCCAGGAGCAATAATTAGGGATCATGTGACAATTGAGAATAATGCTGTTATAATGATGGGAGCAATTCTTAATATAGGTGTTAAAATTGGTGAATCAACGATGATTGACATGGGAGCTGTTTTAGGTGGTCGTGTGGAAGTTGGAAAACGATGCCACGTAGGAGCAGGAGCAGTCTTAGCTGGTGTTATTGAACCACCGAGTGCATCTCCAGTTATTTTAGAAGATGATGTTCTTATTGGAGCAAATGCAGTTGTTGTAGAAGGGGTCCGTATTGGCAAAGGTGCAGTTGTAGGAGCAGGAAGTATTGTTTTGAATGATGTTCCTGCTGGTGCAGTGGTTGCTGGGAATCCGGCTAGAGTGATTAAAGCAGAAAAAACAAAAGAGACAAAAGAAAAAACACAATTAATAGATGATTTAAGAAAAATCTAA